The Desmonostoc muscorum LEGE 12446 genome includes a region encoding these proteins:
- a CDS encoding hemerythrin domain-containing protein: protein MAKTKATDILSLIEAEHRQVEQLFAEAEKAKGSKLHEHFNQIYKALSLHARTEELVFYPALREYEETEQYVEEAEEEHEEVSLILEEIKALKPTDPEFKEKMSELKEAVQYHVEEEESEIFSAVRECMNEQVLAELGQEFQKAKAQLEPEIEAALTR from the coding sequence ATGGCTAAAACTAAAGCAACAGATATTCTCTCATTAATTGAAGCAGAGCATCGACAAGTCGAGCAGCTTTTTGCAGAAGCTGAAAAAGCTAAGGGAAGCAAATTGCATGAACACTTCAATCAAATCTATAAAGCATTGAGTTTACATGCCAGAACTGAAGAATTAGTCTTCTACCCAGCTTTGAGAGAATACGAAGAAACTGAACAATATGTTGAAGAAGCTGAAGAAGAACACGAGGAAGTTTCGTTAATTTTAGAAGAAATTAAAGCTCTTAAACCTACTGATCCTGAGTTTAAGGAAAAAATGAGTGAATTAAAGGAAGCAGTTCAGTATCATGTAGAAGAAGAAGAAAGCGAAATTTTTAGTGCTGTTCGAGAGTGTATGAATGAGCAAGTTCTAGCTGAACTAGGTCAAGAATTCCAAAAAGCTAAAGCTCAATTGGAACCAGAGATTGAAGCTGCATTAACAAGATAA
- a CDS encoding class I SAM-dependent methyltransferase family protein, producing the protein MPKDWFEWHDLYKSEPKLQQRLEIVQEYIAYSLNASPDGAIHLVSVCAGDGRDLLGTLKNHPRKQDVYARLVEINPNLVERGRATIESLGLAKQIEFINGDATIAANYVGAVPADIVLVCGVFGNLPEEGELNRLLENLSFLSKEGAFVIWTRGHSQGIPYSENVRKTFRASGFEEVNFKLTATGDMGVGIHRYLGENLTVPKEQQLFVFSGVASKAR; encoded by the coding sequence ATGCCAAAAGACTGGTTTGAATGGCACGACCTCTACAAGAGTGAGCCAAAATTGCAACAGCGTCTAGAAATCGTGCAGGAATATATTGCTTATAGCTTGAATGCATCTCCAGATGGCGCTATCCATTTAGTGAGTGTTTGTGCGGGTGATGGACGAGATTTACTAGGAACTTTAAAAAATCACCCTCGTAAGCAGGATGTTTACGCACGACTTGTGGAAATAAATCCAAATCTAGTTGAACGTGGACGAGCAACTATAGAATCCTTGGGTTTAGCCAAGCAAATTGAGTTCATCAACGGTGATGCAACTATCGCCGCCAACTATGTAGGAGCAGTTCCAGCAGATATTGTGCTTGTGTGTGGTGTCTTTGGCAATCTGCCTGAGGAAGGTGAACTGAATCGCTTATTGGAAAACCTGAGTTTTCTGAGTAAAGAAGGTGCTTTTGTGATCTGGACTCGCGGACATTCTCAGGGTATTCCTTACTCTGAGAATGTGCGGAAAACTTTCCGTGCGTCTGGATTTGAGGAAGTGAACTTCAAACTCACTGCTACAGGAGATATGGGTGTGGGTATTCATCGCTACCTTGGTGAAAATTTGACTGTACCCAAAGAACAACAGTTATTTGTGTTTTCTGGCGTTGCTAGTAAAGCGAGATAA
- a CDS encoding peptidylprolyl isomerase, protein MRLKISQFLLSLAIASALMLAGCSTQQVPSNTSSATSTATSNASEASTKTTTEATSVSQSIDESVPGIANLPRLEGKATVVLTVKGSPITIEVDGTNAPITAGNFIDLVQKGVYNGLAFHRVERGTPEKPQPFVVQGGDPQSKDPKFPVDQLGTGSYIDPKTGNIRYIPLEIKPKGSNTPLYNKTFDATAQPVVLPHKQGAVAMARSQQPDSASSQFYFALADIGFLDGNYAVFGNVTQGFDVVNKIQQGDRIDSAKVTQGAENLKTPGQ, encoded by the coding sequence ATGCGGTTGAAAATTTCACAATTTTTGCTTTCTCTGGCGATCGCCAGTGCTTTGATGTTGGCAGGATGTTCAACACAGCAAGTCCCTTCTAATACTTCTTCTGCAACATCGACAGCTACCTCAAACGCAAGTGAGGCAAGTACCAAGACAACTACTGAAGCAACGTCTGTATCTCAAAGTATCGATGAGAGTGTTCCTGGAATCGCAAATTTACCAAGGCTGGAAGGCAAGGCTACTGTGGTGCTTACAGTTAAAGGATCGCCGATTACTATCGAAGTAGACGGTACCAACGCCCCAATTACAGCCGGTAACTTTATAGATTTAGTACAAAAAGGTGTCTACAATGGCTTAGCTTTCCACAGAGTTGAGCGCGGAACTCCGGAAAAACCACAGCCTTTTGTTGTTCAAGGTGGCGATCCCCAAAGCAAAGACCCAAAATTTCCTGTAGATCAATTGGGAACGGGTAGCTATATTGACCCAAAAACCGGAAATATTCGTTATATACCTTTAGAAATTAAACCAAAAGGCTCAAATACACCGCTTTACAATAAAACATTTGATGCTACTGCTCAACCCGTTGTATTGCCCCATAAACAAGGTGCGGTAGCAATGGCGCGATCGCAACAACCAGATTCCGCTTCTTCACAGTTTTATTTTGCCTTGGCAGATATAGGATTCCTAGATGGTAACTACGCCGTGTTTGGCAATGTCACTCAAGGCTTCGATGTAGTCAACAAAATTCAGCAAGGCGATCGCATCGACTCTGCTAAAGTTACCCAAGGTGCAGAAAATCTGAAAACACCAGGACAGTAA
- the psbC gene encoding photosystem II reaction center protein CP43 produces the protein MVTLSNRPNILGGAGRDQESTGFAWWSGNARLINLSGKLLGAHVAHAGLIVFWAGAMTLFEVAHFIPEKPMYEQGFILLPHLATQGWGVGAGGEVIDTFPYFVVGVLHLISSAVLGFGGIYHAVRGPETLEEYSSFFGYDWKDKNKMTNIIGFHLIILGIGALLLVLKAMFFGGLYDTWAPGGGDVRVITNPTLNPAVIFGYLIKSPFGGEGWIISVDNLEDVVGGHIWIAFILIAGGIWHIFTKPFAWSRRASIWSGEAYLSYSLGALSLMGFIASIFVWFNNTVYPSEFYGPTGPEASQAQAMTFLIRDQRLGANVGSAQGPTGLGKYLMRSPTGEIIFGGETMRFWDFRGPWLEPLRGPNGLDLDKIKNDIQPWQARRAAEYMTHAPLGSLNSVGGVATEINSFNYVSPRAWLATSHFVLGFFFLIGHLWHAGRARAAAGGFEKGINRDTEPVMSMDYLD, from the coding sequence GTGGTAACGCTCTCTAATAGACCAAATATTTTAGGCGGCGCTGGACGCGACCAAGAATCTACCGGCTTTGCCTGGTGGTCTGGTAACGCCCGTTTAATCAACCTATCTGGCAAACTGCTGGGCGCTCATGTTGCCCACGCTGGTTTGATTGTATTCTGGGCTGGAGCGATGACTTTGTTTGAAGTCGCTCACTTCATTCCTGAAAAGCCCATGTATGAGCAAGGCTTTATCCTCCTACCTCACCTCGCTACACAGGGTTGGGGTGTTGGTGCTGGTGGTGAAGTCATTGATACCTTCCCCTACTTTGTTGTTGGTGTACTCCACCTGATTTCCTCAGCCGTACTAGGATTTGGCGGTATCTATCATGCCGTCCGTGGTCCAGAAACCTTAGAAGAATATTCCTCATTCTTTGGTTACGACTGGAAAGACAAAAACAAGATGACCAACATCATCGGCTTCCACCTGATTATTTTGGGAATCGGTGCGCTGCTGTTGGTGCTGAAGGCAATGTTCTTTGGTGGTTTGTATGACACCTGGGCACCAGGCGGTGGTGATGTTCGTGTCATTACCAACCCGACACTGAATCCAGCGGTTATCTTCGGTTATCTGATCAAGTCTCCCTTCGGTGGCGAAGGCTGGATTATCAGCGTCGATAACTTGGAAGATGTTGTCGGTGGTCACATCTGGATTGCCTTTATCTTAATTGCTGGGGGTATCTGGCACATCTTCACCAAGCCTTTTGCTTGGTCACGTCGTGCATCCATCTGGTCTGGTGAAGCTTACCTCTCCTACAGCTTGGGCGCTCTTTCCCTGATGGGCTTCATTGCCTCCATCTTTGTTTGGTTTAACAACACTGTTTACCCCAGCGAATTCTACGGTCCTACTGGTCCTGAAGCTTCTCAAGCTCAAGCCATGACCTTCTTGATTCGTGACCAACGCTTGGGTGCTAACGTCGGTTCTGCACAAGGTCCCACTGGTTTGGGTAAATACCTGATGCGCTCTCCAACTGGTGAAATCATCTTCGGTGGTGAAACCATGCGCTTCTGGGATTTCCGTGGTCCTTGGCTGGAGCCTCTGCGTGGTCCCAACGGTCTAGACCTCGACAAAATCAAGAATGATATTCAGCCTTGGCAAGCTCGTCGCGCTGCTGAATACATGACCCACGCTCCTCTGGGTTCTCTGAACTCCGTAGGTGGTGTGGCTACCGAAATCAACTCCTTCAACTATGTATCTCCTCGTGCGTGGTTGGCTACTTCTCACTTCGTATTAGGATTCTTCTTCCTAATTGGTCACTTGTGGCACGCTGGTCGCGCTCGTGCAGCCGCTGGTGGTTTTGAAAAAGGTATTAACCGTGATACTGAGCCAGTAATGTCGATGGACTACCTCGACTAG
- a CDS encoding Gfo/Idh/MocA family protein yields MTTTNGKRKIRYAVVGLGWFAQEAALPSFAHAENSELVALVSDDLTKREELSKKYGVKRTYSYEEYEDCLTSGEVDAVYIALPNHLHCEYTVRAANQAIHVLCEKPMAMTEKECEAMIKVANDNGVKLMIAYRLHLEEANLQAVEIVRSKQIGEARIFNSVFTQQVEEGNIRLQDVTGGGTLDDIGIYCINAARYLFQDEPIEVFAVAANKGEQRFSEIEEMTSVILRFPNERLATFTCSFGAASVSTYQIVGTKGNLRVDPAYPWQGELKHYLTINGETQERTFEPHDQLAAEFTYFSDCILEDKDPEPSGIEGLIDVSIIQALYESIKIGQPVKIQTRDACGGKLRHQRPTSSQTIKRPPVKENPDLVHAATPSGQS; encoded by the coding sequence ATGACCACTACAAATGGTAAGCGCAAAATTCGTTACGCTGTTGTTGGTTTGGGTTGGTTTGCCCAAGAAGCTGCCTTACCTTCTTTTGCCCACGCGGAAAACTCAGAATTAGTCGCACTGGTTTCGGATGACCTCACAAAAAGAGAAGAACTGAGCAAAAAGTATGGTGTAAAGCGAACTTATTCCTACGAAGAATATGAGGACTGTCTGACAAGCGGTGAGGTTGATGCAGTTTATATTGCCTTGCCTAATCACTTGCATTGCGAATACACTGTACGGGCTGCTAATCAGGCAATTCATGTGTTGTGTGAAAAGCCAATGGCAATGACAGAAAAAGAGTGTGAGGCAATGATTAAGGTTGCCAATGATAACGGTGTGAAACTGATGATTGCCTACCGCTTACATTTAGAAGAAGCAAATTTACAAGCAGTGGAAATTGTCCGCTCAAAGCAAATTGGTGAAGCACGAATTTTCAACTCTGTTTTTACTCAACAAGTAGAAGAGGGCAATATTCGTTTACAAGATGTAACAGGTGGCGGAACGCTCGATGATATCGGCATTTACTGTATTAATGCTGCACGTTACCTATTTCAAGATGAACCAATTGAAGTATTTGCTGTAGCTGCTAATAAGGGAGAACAACGCTTCAGTGAAATCGAAGAAATGACTAGTGTGATCTTGCGCTTTCCCAATGAGCGATTGGCAACGTTTACCTGTAGTTTTGGAGCAGCTAGTGTTTCAACTTATCAGATTGTAGGTACTAAAGGAAATTTGCGAGTAGATCCTGCCTATCCTTGGCAGGGAGAACTCAAGCATTACCTAACAATCAATGGTGAAACTCAAGAGCGTACCTTTGAGCCTCACGATCAACTAGCAGCTGAGTTTACTTACTTCTCTGATTGTATTCTTGAAGATAAAGATCCAGAGCCATCTGGGATTGAAGGGTTGATCGATGTTAGTATCATTCAAGCGCTTTACGAGTCAATTAAGATTGGTCAACCTGTAAAGATCCAAACTCGCGATGCCTGCGGCGGTAAACTACGCCATCAACGTCCCACATCGTCTCAAACTATTAAGCGTCCTCCTGTTAAGGAAAACCCAGACTTAGTTCATGCTGCTACACCTTCTGGTCAGTCGTAA
- the trpS gene encoding tryptophan--tRNA ligase has protein sequence MGKQRVLSGVQPTGNYHLGNYLGAIRNWVEGQSEYENYLFVADLHAITVPHDRTQLAADTYTLVALYLACGLDLNHSTIFVQSHVSAHSELTWLLNCITPLNWLQDMIQFKEKAVKQGENVSAGLLDYPVLMAADILLYQADKVPVGEDQKQHLELTRDIAARLNHQFGKPDQPVLKLPDPLIPKEGARVMSLADGTRKMSKSDPSDLSRINLLDSPEQIQYKIKRCKTDPIRGLTFDDPERPECNNLLTLYTLLSGKTKEDVAVECQDMGWGQFKPLFTDTIIESLKPIQEKYQAITEDKSYLESVLRDGGEKARAIANQTLSQVKVALGYSLPL, from the coding sequence ATGGGCAAGCAACGTGTTCTTTCTGGAGTTCAACCAACCGGCAATTACCATCTAGGCAACTACTTGGGAGCCATTCGCAACTGGGTAGAAGGTCAGAGCGAATACGAAAATTACCTCTTTGTGGCTGATTTGCACGCAATTACAGTGCCACATGACCGAACACAGTTGGCAGCTGATACCTACACTCTCGTTGCTCTGTATCTAGCTTGTGGTCTTGATTTAAATCACTCCACCATTTTTGTGCAATCCCACGTTTCAGCCCACAGTGAACTCACCTGGTTGCTCAACTGTATTACACCCCTAAACTGGCTGCAAGATATGATCCAGTTTAAGGAAAAGGCCGTCAAACAGGGAGAAAATGTGAGTGCAGGCTTGTTGGATTATCCAGTGCTGATGGCAGCTGATATTTTGCTTTACCAAGCGGATAAAGTGCCAGTGGGTGAAGACCAAAAGCAACACTTGGAATTGACACGGGATATTGCAGCTCGGTTAAATCACCAATTCGGTAAACCAGATCAGCCAGTTCTGAAGTTACCAGACCCTTTGATTCCCAAGGAAGGGGCAAGGGTAATGAGTTTGGCGGACGGTACACGCAAAATGTCTAAGTCCGATCCTTCTGACTTAAGCCGCATCAATTTGCTAGATTCACCAGAGCAAATTCAATATAAGATTAAGCGTTGTAAAACCGATCCGATTCGTGGTCTAACTTTTGACGATCCGGAGCGTCCAGAGTGCAACAATTTGTTAACTCTGTATACATTGCTTTCTGGTAAAACAAAAGAAGATGTAGCAGTTGAGTGTCAGGATATGGGCTGGGGACAATTCAAGCCATTATTCACGGATACGATAATTGAGTCTCTCAAACCAATCCAAGAAAAATATCAGGCGATAACTGAGGATAAAAGTTACTTGGAGTCTGTTTTGCGGGATGGAGGCGAAAAAGCTAGAGCGATCGCCAATCAAACTTTATCACAAGTAAAAGTTGCTTTGGGTTACTCTCTACCTCTATGA
- a CDS encoding photosystem I assembly protein Ycf4, translated as MTASTTINKGDRLLHQNVLGSRRFSNYWWATIVTLGATGFLLAGISSYLKINLLIVTDATQLIFVPQGLVMGLYGSAGLLLATYLWLVILWDVGGGYNEFNQETGTIKIFRWGFPGKNRQIQIDSRIEDVQSVRITVKEGLNPRRSLYLRVKGRRDIPLTRVGQPVSLTELETEGAKLARFLGVPLEGL; from the coding sequence ATGACGGCATCAACAACGATTAACAAAGGCGATCGCCTGCTGCATCAAAACGTTCTCGGTTCTCGTCGGTTCAGTAACTACTGGTGGGCAACTATCGTTACCTTAGGAGCAACAGGCTTTTTACTAGCTGGCATATCCAGTTACCTAAAAATTAATTTACTCATAGTTACCGATGCAACTCAACTGATATTCGTCCCTCAAGGATTGGTGATGGGCTTATATGGCAGCGCTGGCTTGCTATTAGCTACATACCTATGGTTAGTAATTTTATGGGATGTGGGAGGCGGTTACAACGAATTTAATCAGGAAACCGGCACAATTAAAATATTCCGTTGGGGATTTCCTGGCAAAAATCGTCAAATTCAAATTGATAGCCGCATAGAAGATGTGCAATCTGTGCGAATAACTGTCAAAGAAGGTCTTAATCCCCGTCGCTCACTCTATCTCCGCGTTAAAGGTCGTCGAGATATACCCTTAACACGAGTCGGACAACCCGTATCTTTAACAGAGTTAGAAACAGAAGGCGCAAAGCTAGCTCGGTTTTTGGGAGTACCGTTAGAAGGGCTTTGA
- a CDS encoding PCP reductase family protein, whose translation MSESNFIDALRWTDEAKEKLQNIPFFVRPQAKVRIEALARQAQQEVVTGDLVEQARLEFGQ comes from the coding sequence ATGAGCGAATCAAATTTTATCGATGCTTTGCGCTGGACAGATGAAGCTAAGGAAAAGTTGCAAAATATTCCCTTTTTTGTTCGTCCTCAAGCGAAAGTTCGAATTGAAGCGTTGGCTCGTCAAGCTCAGCAAGAAGTTGTGACGGGTGATTTGGTAGAACAGGCTAGGCTTGAGTTTGGACAATAA
- the psbD gene encoding photosystem II D2 protein (photosystem q(a) protein) — protein MTIAVGRAPSTRGWFDVVDDWLKRDRFVFVGWSGLLLFPCAYLALGGWLTGTSFVTSWYTHGLASSYLEGCNFLTVAVSTPADSLGHSLLLLWGPEAQGDLTRWFQLGGLWPFVALHGAFALIGFMLRQFEIARLVGIRPYNALAFSAPIAVFVSVFLMYPLGQSSWFFAPSFGVAGIFRFILFVQGFHNFTLNPFHMMGVAGVLGGALLCAIHGATVENTLFEDGEAANTFRAFNPTQSEETYSMVTANRFWSQIFGIAFSNKRWLHFFMLFVPVTGLWMAAVGIVGLALNLRAYDFVSQELRAAEDPEFETFYTKNILLNEGIRAWMAPQDQIHEQFVFPEEVLPRGNAL, from the coding sequence ATGACCATCGCAGTTGGACGCGCCCCGAGTACAAGAGGGTGGTTTGACGTAGTAGACGACTGGCTCAAGCGCGATCGCTTTGTATTCGTAGGTTGGTCAGGGTTACTACTGTTCCCTTGCGCTTACCTAGCACTAGGCGGTTGGCTGACCGGCACAAGCTTCGTCACCTCTTGGTACACCCACGGTTTAGCCTCCTCTTACTTGGAAGGCTGTAACTTCTTGACAGTGGCAGTATCCACCCCAGCAGACAGCTTAGGACATTCCCTATTGCTATTGTGGGGACCAGAAGCCCAAGGCGACCTCACCCGTTGGTTCCAATTGGGTGGATTGTGGCCATTCGTAGCCCTGCACGGAGCCTTTGCTTTAATTGGCTTCATGTTGCGGCAATTTGAAATTGCGCGGCTAGTAGGAATTCGTCCCTACAACGCCTTGGCATTTTCAGCCCCCATCGCGGTATTCGTCAGTGTATTCCTGATGTACCCCTTGGGACAATCATCTTGGTTCTTTGCCCCCAGCTTCGGTGTGGCAGGAATCTTTCGGTTTATTTTGTTTGTCCAAGGATTCCATAACTTCACCCTCAACCCCTTCCATATGATGGGGGTAGCAGGTGTGTTGGGTGGTGCGCTGTTGTGTGCGATTCACGGAGCCACCGTCGAAAACACCTTGTTTGAAGACGGTGAAGCAGCTAACACCTTCCGGGCATTCAATCCCACCCAATCAGAAGAAACCTACTCAATGGTGACCGCAAACCGTTTCTGGTCACAGATTTTCGGTATTGCTTTCTCCAACAAGCGCTGGCTGCACTTCTTTATGTTGTTTGTGCCAGTTACAGGCTTGTGGATGGCAGCGGTTGGTATTGTTGGTTTGGCACTCAACCTGCGGGCTTATGATTTCGTCTCCCAAGAATTGCGGGCGGCGGAAGACCCAGAGTTTGAAACTTTCTATACCAAAAACATTTTGCTGAATGAGGGTATCCGCGCTTGGATGGCTCCTCAAGATCAGATCCACGAACAATTTGTATTCCCTGAGGAGGTATTACCACGTGGTAACGCTCTCTAA
- a CDS encoding methylenetetrahydrofolate reductase encodes MHHTHSPTAFRRAVQAGEFLVTAEVAPPKGGDPAHMIKMAATLKGRVHAVNITDGSRAVLRMSSLVASVILLQNGVEPICQFACRDRNRIGLQADLMGAHALGIHNILALTGDTVKAGDHPDAKAVFDLEAVRLLQVIRKLNQGVDCNEKPLTDGALDLFAGAAVDPQSKSWSGLQSRFERKIEAGAQFFQSQLITDFERLEKFMDTIAAGYKKPILAGIFLLKSAKNAQFINKCVPGVNIPQHIIDRLAKAKDPLEEGMKIAAEQVQIARQLCQGVHMMAVKREDLIAPILDLAGVAPINQLVSR; translated from the coding sequence ATGCATCATACCCATAGCCCCACTGCCTTTCGTAGAGCCGTGCAAGCAGGTGAATTTCTCGTTACCGCTGAGGTAGCACCTCCGAAAGGGGGAGATCCAGCCCACATGATCAAAATGGCGGCGACCCTTAAGGGGAGGGTTCATGCCGTCAATATTACCGATGGTAGCCGCGCCGTGCTGCGGATGTCTTCGTTAGTGGCATCAGTAATTTTATTACAAAATGGTGTCGAGCCAATTTGTCAATTTGCTTGCCGCGATCGCAACCGCATTGGTTTACAAGCTGATTTGATGGGCGCTCATGCCTTGGGCATACACAATATATTAGCCCTAACTGGTGACACAGTAAAAGCAGGCGATCATCCTGATGCCAAAGCTGTTTTTGATTTGGAAGCTGTGCGACTGCTGCAAGTGATCCGCAAGCTGAATCAAGGTGTTGATTGCAACGAAAAACCCCTAACTGATGGGGCGCTAGATTTATTTGCTGGCGCTGCAGTAGATCCACAATCTAAGAGTTGGTCGGGTTTACAAAGTCGATTTGAACGCAAAATCGAAGCCGGAGCGCAATTTTTTCAAAGTCAGTTGATTACCGATTTTGAACGCCTAGAAAAATTCATGGACACAATTGCTGCTGGCTATAAAAAACCAATTTTGGCAGGAATTTTTCTGTTGAAATCAGCAAAGAATGCCCAGTTTATTAATAAGTGTGTTCCGGGTGTAAATATTCCCCAACATATTATTGATAGATTGGCAAAAGCCAAAGACCCTCTTGAAGAAGGAATGAAAATTGCCGCAGAACAAGTGCAGATAGCGCGGCAATTGTGTCAAGGTGTCCACATGATGGCAGTGAAACGTGAAGATTTAATTGCGCCAATTTTAGATTTAGCTGGAGTTGCTCCAATTAATCAGTTGGTATCAAGATAA
- a CDS encoding beta-ketoacyl-ACP synthase yields the protein MRKKILPHPPKSKFVKVVVTGIGLVSALGGSLDDSWQNLLAGKSGIRLLQPFPELTPLPLALIGQQPAELTTLTQLVVASALQDAGLIPPLADCAVVIGSSRSFQASWEVSARQMYEDAKNFSASPCPRIPASSLKNWLDTLPHMNAIAAARQIGASGIVLAPMAACATGILSIAQAAMLIQTGQCQQAIAGAVEAPITPLTLAGFQQMGALAKTGAYPFDLHREGLVLGEGAAVFVLESAELAKQRQAKVYGEILGFGLTNDAYHSNSPEPEGKSAIAAIKQCLERSCLLPADIDYIHAHGTATQLNDQMESMVIQRLFPQGVAVSSTKGSSGHTLGASGALGVAFSLMGLKHQILPPCVGLQQPEFDLDIVTAARLSNISHVLCLSFGFGGHNAAIALSR from the coding sequence ATGAGGAAGAAAATACTACCTCATCCCCCAAAATCGAAATTCGTGAAGGTTGTTGTTACTGGTATTGGTTTAGTTTCTGCCTTGGGTGGCAGCTTAGACGATAGTTGGCAAAATTTGCTAGCAGGTAAATCTGGAATTCGATTACTTCAACCATTTCCGGAACTTACACCACTTCCTCTAGCTTTGATTGGGCAACAACCAGCCGAGTTGACAACGTTAACTCAGCTGGTTGTTGCTTCCGCTTTGCAAGATGCTGGCTTAATTCCACCTTTAGCTGATTGCGCTGTAGTAATTGGCTCAAGTCGCTCTTTTCAAGCATCTTGGGAAGTCTCGGCGCGGCAAATGTATGAGGACGCAAAGAATTTCTCCGCGTCCCCGTGTCCCCGCATCCCCGCGTCCTCTTTAAAAAATTGGCTAGATACTTTGCCTCACATGAACGCGATCGCAGCTGCGCGACAAATTGGTGCATCTGGGATAGTTTTGGCACCAATGGCAGCTTGCGCTACTGGAATTTTATCTATTGCCCAAGCAGCTATGCTCATACAAACTGGGCAATGTCAACAAGCGATCGCTGGCGCAGTGGAAGCACCAATTACACCTTTGACTTTGGCAGGGTTTCAGCAGATGGGTGCTTTGGCAAAAACTGGCGCTTATCCTTTTGATTTGCACCGCGAAGGCTTAGTTTTAGGTGAAGGTGCAGCTGTGTTTGTCTTGGAATCAGCAGAGTTGGCAAAACAGCGTCAAGCAAAAGTGTATGGTGAAATTCTCGGTTTTGGTTTAACTAACGACGCATATCATAGCAATTCACCGGAACCTGAGGGCAAAAGTGCGATCGCTGCTATTAAACAATGTCTAGAACGTAGTTGTCTATTACCAGCCGATATCGATTACATTCATGCTCATGGCACAGCTACCCAGCTAAATGACCAAATGGAGAGTATGGTAATCCAGCGTTTGTTTCCCCAAGGCGTAGCAGTTAGTTCCACCAAGGGAAGCTCAGGTCATACACTAGGAGCATCTGGAGCCTTAGGCGTGGCTTTTTCTTTGATGGGGCTAAAGCATCAAATTTTACCGCCTTGTGTGGGATTGCAGCAACCAGAGTTTGATTTAGACATAGTTACAGCAGCCCGCCTCAGTAATATTAGTCATGTATTATGTTTGAGTTTTGGCTTTGGTGGACATAATGCAGCGATCGCATTGTCAAGGTAA
- a CDS encoding IS5 family transposase, whose translation MAYSSNLTDAEWEIFEPLLQEILPTKKQTRPTNWPKRDIFNGILYQLKNGCNWQDLPKDLPPYSTVYWHYKQWRAAGVFEELMSVLHGQVREQVKKKPHWTTLIIIDSQAVKNTCNASVESKGFCFYKATNGIKRHLAIDTLGFPFFTLCTRANVSDDAGLIEMFTLNIDYFKSKPIDIPKITILLDHGYHPEYLTQELERIYPEIMTKIQFQLSTKPSKQEKAAQGKSGFVPAIARWVIERSNAWMERCKILVKNFERTLVSATAKLNICFIRLMIKRLAAPS comes from the coding sequence ATGGCGTATTCCAGCAACCTCACTGATGCAGAATGGGAAATTTTTGAACCCTTATTGCAAGAGATATTACCGACTAAGAAGCAGACTCGACCGACCAACTGGCCAAAGCGAGATATCTTCAATGGAATTCTCTATCAACTAAAAAATGGATGCAATTGGCAAGACTTACCTAAAGACCTCCCCCCTTATTCCACTGTATATTGGCACTACAAACAGTGGCGAGCAGCCGGGGTATTTGAGGAACTGATGAGTGTCTTACATGGACAAGTGCGTGAACAGGTAAAAAAAAAACCGCACTGGACGACATTGATCATCATTGACTCCCAAGCAGTGAAAAATACCTGCAACGCCAGTGTGGAGTCGAAAGGTTTTTGCTTCTACAAAGCCACCAACGGTATTAAAAGGCATTTGGCTATTGACACCCTTGGGTTTCCCTTTTTTACGCTCTGTACTCGCGCCAATGTCTCGGATGATGCCGGATTAATTGAGATGTTTACTCTCAACATCGACTACTTCAAGTCAAAACCTATCGATATTCCCAAGATTACTATCCTGCTAGATCATGGGTATCACCCAGAATATTTGACTCAGGAGTTAGAGCGAATTTACCCAGAGATCATGACCAAAATTCAGTTTCAACTTTCTACGAAACCCTCAAAACAAGAGAAAGCGGCACAAGGAAAATCTGGATTTGTTCCGGCAATAGCTAGATGGGTGATCGAACGCTCCAATGCTTGGATGGAGCGCTGTAAAATTCTGGTTAAGAACTTTGAACGAACCCTGGTTAGTGCCACTGCCAAACTCAATATCTGCTTCATCAGGCTAATGATTAAGAGGCTTGCAGCACCTTCTTAG